The Nostoc sp. PCC 7524 nucleotide sequence CAGTGGTATCGTTGGTATGGAAAGACTGGGATTGGAAGGCTAAAAATACACCCACCCATTGATTACGCGATGGATAGTGAATCAGCAATCCTCCATCTTGCCAAACACCGTTATCTTTTTGGAATTGGGCAGCGTTACCCTGGTTCATGTGGATGTCATGGATACCATTACCAGGGAGAAAACCAAAATATTTATCTTTAATAGTTGTTTCTGGCCCCCACTTTTCGCCAAAAGGATAGAGGACGGCATCTGGAGAAGCTAGCGATCGCGCGATGTATAATTCCAATAACTCATTCAGGTCATTATCAGGCCCTGGTACGTTGTAGGGCAAAGGTTTCATCTGTTTTGGATCAAACAAATTGCCTCGGATGTAATCTAAAGCCATCCCTTCAGGTTTTCTAGGTAACTCGTGGAAGCCAAAATCTAACTCTTGTAATTCTTTGGTGATGGGGTGTGAAAAATTTTCGTCTACAAAATACAGTAATTCTGATGGACTTTGCTTGGATTTAACGTTGATGGCAATCCGGTGTTTTTGTTTTTCGTCAGTTACTAACACTTGGTAATGAGGAGTAGGGCCTTCGCCTAGCTTTCTATCTAGAGCGCGACTTTTCAAAACACCGTAATTTTTTAAGGGCATTCATTTCTCCTAGATTTCAGGGTGTAAAATTAGTCAGAACATACCAGCCCTAACCAATGGGGATAAGCGTAGGAATTGGCGGCTAGTAATTTTGCACCTTGGTAAGTCCGGAATACCCAATTAGCTGTGGCTTGAAGATTTGCCGCCAATTGCTCATCTTCACCATTGGCTTCCAAGGCTAAACTCCACCAAGCATGATCTTGAACTAGCAATTGCGTAATTTCTACACTACAGCCGTTATTGATACTTTCATCGGCAGCTACTGGTTTTACTGAAAAGTCAGATAAGATTTGATAGT carries:
- a CDS encoding DUF2278 family protein; translated protein: MPLKNYGVLKSRALDRKLGEGPTPHYQVLVTDEKQKHRIAINVKSKQSPSELLYFVDENFSHPITKELQELDFGFHELPRKPEGMALDYIRGNLFDPKQMKPLPYNVPGPDNDLNELLELYIARSLASPDAVLYPFGEKWGPETTIKDKYFGFLPGNGIHDIHMNQGNAAQFQKDNGVWQDGGLLIHYPSRNQWVGVFLAFQSQSFHTNDTTGDRIDDVSVITPIVTTAAVRIVAALVNPVGDDVGKETVTLLNTSPQNIDLSGWALADSVKRKQPLSGIIAPGEVVRVSISKDSIQLSNNGGIITLLDNQGIKIDGVAYTKTDVQKQGWTVVF